A stretch of Campylobacter showae DNA encodes these proteins:
- a CDS encoding YdcH family protein yields MFHEDRELITKLKGTNARFTSLFDKHNDLDEKIAEMQKGNVYNDAEVDALKREKLRLKDEIYAFLAEYKKENNL; encoded by the coding sequence ATGTTTCATGAAGACAGAGAGCTTATAACTAAGCTAAAAGGCACGAATGCGAGATTTACGTCGCTTTTCGACAAACACAACGACTTAGACGAAAAGATCGCCGAGATGCAAAAAGGCAATGTCTATAACGATGCCGAAGTGGATGCTCTAAAACGCGAAAAACTCAGATTAAAAGACGAAATTTACGCCTTTTTAGCCGAATATAAAAAGGAAAATAATCTTTGA
- a CDS encoding potassium channel family protein, which yields MFRKILKFLNWSSSAKPQISLNTELYEQLRPFRLPLILVVLMMMIGAMGYVTIDGFSLIDAIYQAGMTFTTVGFTEVAPISPAGRIFTITFILLGFAVFTFSTGLMLEVLKKGALVAIIKERRMLYKIARLKNHFVICYHNQYTMELSREFRENHIPFIVIDPREDLPEIAEKYKYPYYIVSQPHTQTALLKTHFSSAKGMITLSSNIADNIALIATVRLYEKEIGRKKPYFIMTNSDNQDDTERLKKLGANSVVSPSKLVAQRLSAMSVRPDMENLLEQFLYKQDSPIDIEEILVPDYSWVRFKRLKETNLRNITNADVVGIKDVNNKFIPMPKGDTLIGTGTKLLVIGTGESIRLTKRVIKSKHKPEELKYV from the coding sequence TTGTTTAGAAAGATTTTAAAATTCCTCAACTGGTCAAGTTCCGCCAAACCTCAAATTAGTCTTAATACCGAACTTTACGAACAACTTCGCCCGTTTCGCTTACCGCTCATCTTAGTCGTTTTGATGATGATGATCGGAGCGATGGGTTACGTCACGATCGATGGTTTTAGCCTGATAGACGCGATTTATCAGGCCGGTATGACTTTTACGACCGTCGGATTTACCGAGGTCGCTCCTATTTCTCCGGCCGGCCGGATTTTTACTATCACTTTTATTTTGCTAGGCTTTGCCGTTTTTACGTTTTCTACGGGTTTGATGCTCGAAGTTTTAAAAAAAGGCGCGCTCGTAGCGATCATAAAGGAAAGACGAATGCTATACAAGATCGCAAGACTAAAAAACCACTTTGTTATCTGCTATCACAACCAATACACAATGGAATTAAGCCGCGAATTTAGGGAAAATCATATTCCTTTCATCGTTATCGATCCGCGCGAGGATCTGCCGGAAATCGCGGAAAAATACAAGTATCCATACTATATCGTCTCTCAGCCGCACACGCAAACTGCGCTTTTAAAGACGCATTTTTCAAGCGCAAAAGGCATGATCACGCTAAGTTCAAACATCGCAGATAACATCGCCCTTATCGCCACCGTGAGGCTATATGAAAAAGAGATCGGGCGCAAAAAGCCTTATTTTATAATGACAAACTCCGACAACCAAGACGATACCGAGCGCCTAAAAAAGCTCGGCGCAAACAGCGTCGTGAGCCCATCAAAGCTCGTAGCTCAGCGCCTTAGCGCGATGAGCGTACGTCCGGATATGGAAAATTTGCTCGAACAGTTTTTGTATAAGCAAGACTCGCCGATCGACATAGAGGAGATATTGGTGCCTGATTATTCGTGGGTGCGCTTTAAACGCCTAAAAGAAACTAACCTGCGAAACATAACAAACGCCGATGTCGTTGGCATCAAAGACGTAAATAACAAATTTATTCCGATGCCAAAGGGCGATACGCTAATCGGCACTGGCACGAAGCTACTAGTTATCGGCACTGGCGAGTCGATACGCCTAACCAAACGCGTCATAAAAAGCAAGCATAAGCCAGAAGAGCTAAAGTACGTTTAA
- the rpmB gene encoding 50S ribosomal protein L28 — translation MSRVCAITGKGPMVGNNVSHAKNRTKRRFLPNLRTIRVTLEDGTTRKIKVAASTLRTMRKQSR, via the coding sequence ATGTCAAGAGTATGCGCAATAACAGGTAAAGGTCCGATGGTAGGCAACAACGTCAGCCACGCCAAAAACAGAACAAAAAGAAGGTTTTTACCAAACCTAAGAACCATCCGCGTTACGCTAGAGGACGGCACTACGAGAAAGATCAAAGTAGCTGCTTCTACGCTAAGAACAATGAGAAAACAGTCACGCTAA
- a CDS encoding STAS domain-containing protein has protein sequence MRLDFKDDVAIFYPSGFLDGDIDKYEISDANIKYLRQKAPRHILISLKNTVYFNKVGFNLILESVSRITKESDADIGFCDYNEIKFKALKRMSKDVLNLSFFETLSVALLFWGKFESENKQIIVFNADTEQKRQIALTLSGRGYKPVIAKDEDEFNRLHKDFECAIRLTDIKSNKKELSTTLKENVVVYEINGFIDSEFADKFAYKSFLQSLKIGFKFFVFDMKKSSFINIHGVSFLAKLAMECADSGATIAMCGLKKPNVSKALLHDLEDCGILLYDTIQDFFNDDATIEGGGSIEDEKPKNITKELIDLLPDILKVVMDTLASLSNLPISRNSTEITNFSCDEEKFCMGSVAFYGEINAKFILCIEKNAVSSICKILLQEGGEASITEAYADLLSVISDRIEAWLKSRKIEANFTLPHVFEEIKEEDKKNKGALVRLDIDGMDAIFFLSK, from the coding sequence ATGAGATTAGATTTTAAAGACGACGTAGCTATATTTTATCCTTCCGGCTTTTTAGACGGCGATATCGATAAATACGAAATCAGCGACGCAAATATAAAATATCTACGCCAAAAAGCTCCGCGTCATATCCTAATATCGCTTAAAAATACCGTTTATTTTAATAAGGTAGGCTTTAATCTAATCCTTGAATCCGTCTCAAGAATAACAAAGGAAAGCGATGCGGACATAGGCTTTTGCGACTACAATGAGATAAAATTTAAAGCCCTAAAAAGAATGTCTAAAGACGTTTTAAATTTATCTTTTTTTGAGACGCTCAGCGTTGCGCTTTTATTTTGGGGGAAGTTTGAATCGGAAAACAAACAAATCATCGTTTTTAACGCCGATACCGAGCAAAAACGCCAGATTGCGCTAACATTATCGGGGCGCGGATACAAACCGGTTATCGCAAAAGACGAGGATGAATTTAACCGTTTACATAAAGATTTCGAATGTGCCATCCGCCTGACCGACATCAAATCAAACAAAAAAGAATTATCCACTACCCTTAAAGAAAACGTCGTCGTTTACGAGATAAACGGCTTTATAGACTCGGAATTTGCAGACAAATTCGCTTATAAAAGTTTCCTGCAATCGCTAAAAATCGGCTTTAAATTTTTTGTTTTTGATATGAAAAAATCAAGTTTTATAAATATTCACGGCGTATCCTTTTTGGCTAAACTTGCGATGGAGTGTGCCGATAGCGGTGCAACCATAGCTATGTGCGGACTAAAAAAGCCTAACGTCTCAAAAGCGCTACTTCATGATTTAGAGGACTGCGGGATACTACTTTACGATACGATCCAGGATTTTTTCAATGACGACGCGACAATAGAAGGCGGCGGTAGCATAGAAGACGAAAAACCTAAAAATATAACAAAAGAATTAATAGATCTTTTACCGGATATCTTAAAAGTAGTGATGGACACGCTAGCCTCTTTATCAAATTTACCTATTTCTCGTAATAGCACCGAAATAACAAATTTTAGTTGCGACGAGGAGAAATTTTGCATGGGCTCGGTAGCGTTTTACGGCGAGATAAACGCCAAATTTATCCTCTGCATCGAAAAAAACGCCGTTAGTAGTATCTGCAAAATTTTACTCCAAGAAGGCGGTGAAGCAAGCATAACCGAAGCATATGCAGACCTGCTTAGCGTCATCTCAGACCGCATCGAGGCATGGCTAAAGAGCCGAAAGATAGAGGCGAATTTCACCTTGCCGCATGTTTTTGAAGAGATCAAAGAGGAAGACAAAAAAAACAAAGGCGCCCTCGTACGACTCGATATAGACGGCATGGACGCGATATTTTTTCTAAGTAAATAA
- the rpe gene encoding ribulose-phosphate 3-epimerase, with the protein MYIAPSILSADFGNLKAEIEAICEAGADLVHVDVMDGHFVPNLTIGPVVVNAVAKAATKPLDIHLMVQNNTFFADLFLPLKPKFLSFHIEEEKHPLRLIDHIRSHGVGPAIVLNPHTPVSAIEHIVNEVDMVLLMSVNPGFGGQKFIPSVLEKALSLREMIERKNAKCMIEVDGGVTGLNVAQLDEAGVDIVVAGSYIFSSNSYEHSIRSLKLEF; encoded by the coding sequence ATGTATATAGCACCGAGTATTTTATCGGCTGATTTTGGAAATTTAAAAGCCGAGATCGAGGCCATCTGCGAGGCTGGAGCCGATCTAGTGCATGTTGACGTGATGGACGGGCATTTCGTGCCAAATTTAACCATCGGACCAGTGGTAGTAAATGCCGTCGCAAAAGCCGCTACAAAGCCGCTAGATATACACCTAATGGTGCAAAATAACACTTTTTTCGCCGATCTTTTTTTACCTCTGAAGCCTAAATTTTTAAGCTTTCACATCGAGGAGGAAAAGCACCCGCTACGCCTAATCGATCACATCCGTAGCCACGGCGTAGGACCCGCGATAGTACTGAACCCGCACACGCCGGTATCGGCGATCGAACACATCGTAAACGAGGTCGATATGGTTCTGCTAATGAGCGTAAATCCGGGATTCGGCGGGCAAAAATTTATCCCTTCGGTGCTCGAAAAAGCCCTCAGCTTACGCGAAATGATCGAGCGCAAAAACGCCAAATGTATGATCGAAGTCGACGGCGGCGTGACGGGACTAAACGTCGCGCAGCTAGACGAAGCGGGCGTAGATATCGTCGTGGCGGGCAGTTATATATTTTCGTCAAATTCATACGAGCACTCTATCCGCTCGCTAAAGCTCGAGTTTTGA
- a CDS encoding 3'-5' exonuclease yields the protein MNQDFEALLAVIAKRNIAYADFVAATKQMDEYSELFDVRDVQMWRALGLDITRTAKNQIELKTRRNEIKDQIFCVVDIETSGGINSGQIIEIGALKLQNGEIIGKFETFVYAPYVPENISELTGITAEHLKNAPSLAFVMEQFKVFLGQSVFVAHNVRFDYGFISATLEALGYGELLNRKLCTIDLARRTIASPKYGLGTLKEILGIDNTHHRALSDAIAAAEIFKYSLQKLPSEVRTTEDLIEFSKSAKTMKRLKTTTNEAGESVKFDDAVQADKFDDNKNLSAANVARNLNIGSKTQKVKEPKLPIFDE from the coding sequence TTGAACCAAGATTTCGAAGCCCTACTCGCCGTCATCGCCAAACGAAACATAGCCTACGCGGACTTTGTCGCCGCGACCAAGCAAATGGACGAATACTCCGAGCTTTTCGACGTTCGCGACGTGCAGATGTGGCGCGCACTTGGGCTTGACATAACCCGCACCGCAAAAAACCAAATCGAGCTAAAAACGCGGCGCAATGAGATAAAAGATCAAATTTTTTGCGTCGTGGATATAGAAACTAGCGGCGGTATAAATAGCGGCCAGATCATCGAAATCGGCGCGCTAAAGCTACAAAACGGCGAAATAATCGGCAAATTTGAAACCTTCGTGTACGCGCCATACGTTCCTGAAAATATCAGCGAGCTAACGGGAATCACAGCAGAGCACCTAAAAAACGCACCTAGCCTAGCCTTCGTCATGGAGCAGTTTAAGGTTTTTCTAGGCCAGAGCGTTTTTGTGGCACACAACGTTCGTTTCGACTACGGATTTATCAGCGCGACATTAGAAGCGCTAGGATACGGCGAGCTACTAAACCGTAAGCTCTGCACCATAGACCTAGCCCGCCGCACCATAGCCTCGCCAAAATACGGCTTAGGCACACTAAAAGAAATTTTAGGCATCGACAATACCCATCATAGAGCCCTAAGCGACGCTATCGCGGCTGCTGAAATCTTTAAATACTCACTGCAAAAACTCCCAAGCGAAGTAAGAACGACTGAGGATCTGATAGAGTTTAGCAAATCAGCCAAGACGATGAAACGACTCAAGACCACGACGAATGAAGCTGGCGAGTCAGTCAAATTTGACGACGCTGTGCAGGCTGATAAATTTGACGATAATAAAAATTTGAGCGCCGCGAATGTTGCGCGAAATTTAAACATCGGCAGTAAAACACAAAAAGTAAAAGAGCCTAAACTCCCAATATTTGATGAGTAA
- the cysE gene encoding serine O-acetyltransferase — translation MGLIAELNELVATVREKDPSVASCCYVAILVNTPGIHAVFFHRFAHFLHVKNWRFTARFVSQMSRFLTGIEIHPGAKIGRRLFIDHGMGVVIGETAEVGDDVLIYHQVTLGGTGKECCKRHPTVKNGVTIAAGAKVLGNILIGENAKIGANSVVLKDVPDNATVVGIPARIVRINGERVGE, via the coding sequence TTGGGACTGATAGCCGAACTAAACGAGCTGGTAGCGACCGTGCGAGAAAAGGACCCGTCGGTAGCCTCGTGCTGCTATGTGGCGATCCTCGTCAACACCCCAGGCATCCATGCCGTCTTTTTTCATAGATTCGCGCACTTTTTGCATGTTAAAAACTGGCGATTTACGGCGCGCTTCGTTTCGCAGATGTCGCGCTTTTTAACGGGCATCGAGATACATCCGGGCGCCAAGATCGGCAGGCGGCTTTTTATCGATCACGGCATGGGCGTGGTTATCGGCGAGACGGCCGAGGTGGGCGACGATGTGCTAATCTATCATCAAGTAACTCTGGGCGGCACGGGCAAAGAGTGCTGCAAGCGCCACCCGACCGTAAAAAACGGCGTCACGATAGCAGCCGGCGCAAAGGTGCTGGGAAATATCCTAATCGGCGAAAACGCCAAAATAGGCGCAAACTCGGTAGTGCTAAAAGACGTGCCCGATAACGCCACGGTTGTAGGCATCCCCGCTAGGATCGTGCGTATAAACGGCGAGCGAGTCGGCGAGTAG
- the cysK gene encoding cysteine synthase A: MIYENIVQTIGQTPIVRINSVHEEGMAEIYAKLEFFNPGGSVKDRIAANMILGMQKEGMLKKGDVIVEPTSGNTGIGAAMVGAALGYKVVLVMPETMSIERRKLQKAYGAELVLTEGAKGMKGAIEKATELVREKGYVMLSQFENKFNPQAHELTTAKEIMDDFKELDAFVAGVGTGGTLSGTARALKANGYKTKIVAVEPNDSAVISGEKPGPHKIQGIGAGFIPATLDTAYIDEIERVDNDEAFETARKLAKEEGILLGISGGAALTAAVKVAKRLGKGKKVLFIAPDNGERYLSTPLYEA; encoded by the coding sequence ATGATATATGAAAACATCGTTCAAACCATCGGTCAAACCCCGATCGTAAGGATAAACAGCGTGCACGAAGAGGGCATGGCTGAAATTTACGCTAAGCTTGAGTTTTTTAACCCGGGTGGCTCGGTAAAAGATAGAATCGCCGCAAATATGATCCTAGGTATGCAAAAAGAGGGCATGCTAAAAAAAGGCGACGTCATCGTGGAGCCAACTAGCGGCAACACCGGCATAGGCGCGGCTATGGTCGGCGCAGCGCTGGGATACAAGGTCGTGCTAGTGATGCCTGAAACCATGAGTATAGAAAGACGCAAGCTACAAAAGGCGTACGGCGCTGAGCTAGTACTAACCGAGGGCGCAAAGGGTATGAAAGGCGCGATCGAAAAAGCGACCGAGCTCGTGCGAGAAAAAGGCTACGTGATGCTAAGCCAGTTTGAAAATAAATTTAACCCGCAGGCTCACGAGCTAACTACGGCAAAAGAGATCATGGATGATTTTAAAGAGCTTGACGCGTTTGTAGCCGGCGTAGGCACTGGCGGTACGCTAAGCGGTACGGCTAGAGCGCTAAAAGCAAACGGCTATAAGACTAAAATCGTAGCCGTCGAGCCAAACGACTCCGCCGTGATCTCTGGCGAAAAACCGGGTCCGCATAAGATCCAAGGCATAGGAGCGGGCTTTATCCCGGCTACGCTTGATACCGCCTATATCGACGAGATAGAGCGCGTGGATAACGATGAGGCCTTTGAGACGGCTAGAAAGCTGGCTAAAGAGGAAGGCATCCTGTTAGGTATCTCGGGCGGCGCGGCTCTGACGGCTGCAGTGAAGGTCGCAAAGAGGCTAGGTAAGGGCAAAAAGGTGCTTTTCATAGCTCCAGATAACGGCGAGAGATATCTCAGCACTCCGCTTTACGAGGCGTGA
- a CDS encoding Gfo/Idh/MocA family protein — MLKFALIGLGVMGKNHYRALQNVAGVQIAALCDPFCKENFAQKIYTELDEMLENENLDAAIIATPTSLHKEAALKCMQKGLNLLIEKPVCANAADAQILLGEAQNRNLKVAVGHVERFNPAIAALKKEFENEEIYSVQITRNAPFPQRITDVGILADLAVHDIDLIRFLSGKEIKIADIKSSRKIHAKFEDNAVLSFELEGEITALIATSWLAHRRKRTVEVACKGAVYEADLLNQSLVKFSEFDASAYKMQNIFVKRTDPLTSELEDFVRLLGGEQSAGASIEDSLKTLKIIENAS; from the coding sequence ATGCTTAAATTTGCGCTCATAGGTCTTGGCGTCATGGGCAAAAACCACTACCGCGCGCTGCAAAACGTCGCTGGCGTGCAGATAGCAGCGCTTTGCGATCCGTTTTGCAAGGAGAATTTCGCGCAAAAAATTTATACTGAACTTGACGAGATGCTAGAGAACGAAAATTTAGACGCCGCCATCATCGCTACGCCAACCTCGCTACATAAAGAAGCGGCGCTAAAATGCATGCAAAAGGGGCTAAATTTACTCATCGAAAAGCCCGTTTGCGCAAATGCCGCGGACGCTCAAATTTTACTAGGGGAAGCGCAAAATAGAAATTTAAAAGTAGCCGTCGGGCACGTAGAGCGCTTTAACCCAGCGATCGCGGCGCTAAAAAAAGAGTTTGAAAACGAGGAAATTTACAGCGTGCAAATAACTAGAAACGCGCCATTTCCGCAGCGAATCACAGATGTTGGGATACTGGCCGATCTAGCCGTGCACGATATAGATCTGATTAGATTTTTAAGCGGCAAAGAGATAAAAATCGCGGATATAAAAAGCTCGCGCAAAATCCACGCTAAATTTGAAGACAACGCGGTTTTGTCGTTTGAGCTTGAGGGCGAGATAACGGCTCTCATCGCTACTAGCTGGCTAGCGCATAGACGCAAAAGAACGGTCGAGGTCGCGTGCAAAGGGGCGGTTTATGAGGCTGATTTACTAAATCAGAGTCTCGTTAAATTTAGCGAATTTGACGCAAGCGCGTACAAAATGCAAAATATATTCGTCAAAAGAACCGATCCGCTAACAAGCGAGCTAGAGGACTTCGTGCGTCTTTTAGGCGGCGAGCAAAGCGCGGGAGCTAGCATAGAAGACAGCCTAAAAACGCTAAAAATCATAGAGAATGCGAGCTAA
- a CDS encoding DegT/DnrJ/EryC1/StrS family aminotransferase, which produces MKINFINLQAQYQKYKNEIDEQIKEVLDSSVYIGGKVGELEENLAKFSGAKHAIACSSGTDALLLAFMALDIKPGDEVITTPFTFIATAEMIAFLGAKPMFVDIDEKTYNIDPNLIEAKITPRTKAIVPVSLFGQAADMTAINAIAQKRGLTVIEDAAQSFGASQNGVKSCNLSRIATTSFFPAKPLGCYGDGGAIFTDDDALNEKIRILLNHGQSERYIHKYVGINGRLDAIQAGILNVKLKYLDAEITKRQEIAARYFCELKGVVAPFVAEGNVSAWAQYCIRVKDRAKMLEICAQKGVPTGVYYPVPLHLQEVFKGLGYKLGDFAVSEAVAQDIMALPMSAFVTKEEQDYVIEVINNA; this is translated from the coding sequence ATGAAGATAAATTTTATAAATTTACAAGCTCAGTATCAAAAATACAAAAACGAAATCGACGAACAGATCAAAGAGGTGCTAGATAGCTCGGTCTATATCGGCGGCAAGGTCGGCGAGCTGGAGGAAAATCTGGCTAAATTTAGCGGCGCAAAGCATGCTATAGCTTGCAGTAGCGGCACGGACGCGCTGCTGTTAGCCTTTATGGCGCTTGATATAAAGCCCGGCGACGAGGTCATCACGACGCCTTTTACCTTTATCGCAACGGCCGAGATGATAGCGTTTTTGGGCGCAAAGCCCATGTTCGTCGATATCGACGAGAAGACGTATAACATCGATCCAAATTTGATCGAGGCAAAGATCACTCCAAGGACCAAGGCTATCGTGCCGGTGTCGCTTTTTGGGCAGGCGGCGGATATGACGGCGATAAATGCCATCGCGCAAAAGCGCGGCCTAACCGTCATCGAGGACGCCGCGCAAAGCTTTGGCGCGAGCCAAAACGGCGTAAAATCCTGCAACCTCTCGCGCATCGCTACGACCTCGTTTTTTCCGGCTAAGCCGCTTGGCTGCTATGGCGACGGCGGAGCGATATTTACGGACGACGACGCCCTAAACGAAAAAATACGCATCCTGCTAAACCACGGCCAGTCCGAGCGCTACATCCACAAATACGTCGGCATAAACGGCAGACTCGACGCCATCCAGGCGGGCATTTTAAACGTCAAGCTAAAGTACCTTGACGCGGAAATCACAAAACGCCAAGAGATCGCGGCGCGGTATTTTTGCGAGCTAAAGGGCGTCGTAGCGCCTTTTGTCGCGGAGGGTAACGTCTCGGCGTGGGCGCAGTACTGCATCCGCGTAAAAGATAGGGCAAAGATGCTAGAAATCTGCGCGCAAAAAGGCGTGCCGACGGGAGTTTATTACCCCGTGCCGCTGCATTTGCAAGAGGTGTTCAAAGGTCTTGGCTACAAGCTTGGGGATTTTGCCGTGAGCGAAGCGGTGGCGCAGGATATAATGGCGCTGCCGATGTCTGCGTTTGTGACCAAAGAGGAGCAAGACTACGTCATCGAGGTTATAAATAATGCTTAA
- a CDS encoding 3-methyladenine DNA glycosylase: MDSTQLFLALKNAGVKADADGPLWWPSAGTFEVVVGAVLIQNTNWKNADKALNNLKNANLMSLEGIVKTPAAELALLIKPSGFYNTKAKRLKTLCEAIFKKFGDFENFKENVSREWLLGVKGIGAESCDAVLCYACGREVMVVDSYALRILSFLGYEFENYEEAREWLEAVNSEQICKAYGRELDMNEIYAKFHGKIVEFCKAHFNGKRLDEAGEEILKSIK, from the coding sequence ATGGATAGCACGCAGCTTTTTTTGGCGCTAAAAAACGCGGGCGTAAAGGCTGACGCAGACGGCCCTCTTTGGTGGCCAAGTGCAGGCACCTTTGAGGTCGTGGTCGGCGCCGTTTTGATACAAAATACCAACTGGAAAAACGCCGATAAAGCGCTAAATAATCTAAAAAACGCAAATTTGATGAGCCTGGAAGGTATCGTAAAAACTCCCGCGGCCGAGCTTGCCTTACTCATAAAACCAAGCGGCTTTTACAACACCAAAGCAAAACGCCTAAAAACGCTTTGCGAGGCGATTTTTAAAAAATTCGGCGATTTTGAAAATTTCAAAGAAAACGTGAGCCGCGAGTGGTTGCTGGGCGTCAAAGGCATCGGCGCGGAGAGCTGCGACGCGGTGCTTTGCTACGCGTGCGGGCGCGAGGTGATGGTCGTAGATAGCTACGCTTTACGGATTTTGAGCTTTTTGGGATATGAGTTTGAAAACTACGAAGAGGCGCGCGAATGGCTAGAGGCCGTAAATAGCGAGCAAATTTGTAAAGCATACGGACGCGAGCTAGATATGAATGAAATTTACGCCAAATTTCACGGCAAGATAGTGGAGTTTTGCAAGGCGCACTTTAACGGAAAGAGGCTAGACGAAGCGGGTGAAGAGATACTAAAATCCATAAAATAG
- a CDS encoding TIGR00282 family metallophosphoesterase → MANLTRVGFVGDIVGRAGRSAVMQNLPKFKREFELDFIVANAENASGGFGLTATNAHELLGCGIDAITGGNHSFDKKDVVALMDALPIIRPYNHFAGTAGRGAINFSKDGKSLSVVNLMGHYGLPHTNNAFLEAERALDECESENILMDFHAEATSEKNAFFRLFCGRVGAIAGTHTHVGTDDLQIVSGTAYVSDVGLSGAFDGVIGMDAEAPVKSFLTGLKHSFKVNEKCRRIFQMVVFEFDGGRCTDAFKIRVIDGVGEPLVQRAVKFI, encoded by the coding sequence ATGGCAAATTTAACTAGAGTGGGCTTTGTGGGCGATATCGTCGGACGCGCGGGACGAAGCGCCGTGATGCAAAATTTGCCCAAATTTAAGCGCGAATTTGAGCTCGACTTTATCGTCGCAAATGCCGAAAACGCAAGCGGAGGCTTTGGTCTAACCGCCACAAACGCGCACGAGCTGCTAGGCTGCGGTATCGACGCGATCACGGGCGGAAACCATAGCTTTGATAAAAAAGACGTGGTTGCGCTGATGGACGCTCTGCCTATCATCCGCCCGTATAATCACTTCGCGGGAACTGCGGGGCGCGGAGCGATAAATTTTAGCAAAGATGGCAAGAGCCTAAGCGTGGTAAATTTGATGGGGCACTACGGCTTGCCGCATACGAACAACGCCTTTTTAGAAGCCGAGCGCGCGCTAGATGAGTGCGAGAGCGAAAATATCCTCATGGACTTTCACGCCGAGGCTACGAGCGAGAAAAATGCGTTTTTTAGGCTGTTTTGCGGGCGTGTGGGAGCCATAGCCGGCACCCACACGCACGTTGGCACCGATGATTTGCAAATAGTTAGCGGCACCGCATACGTGAGCGACGTCGGGCTTAGCGGGGCGTTTGACGGCGTCATCGGCATGGACGCGGAAGCGCCGGTGAAGAGCTTTTTAACGGGCCTTAAGCACTCGTTTAAGGTAAATGAAAAATGCAGACGGATTTTTCAAATGGTCGTGTTTGAATTTGACGGCGGGCGCTGCACGGACGCCTTTAAGATCCGCGTGATAGACGGCGTTGGCGAGCCTTTGGTACAGCGAGCGGTTAAATTTATATAA
- a CDS encoding ATP-binding protein yields the protein MIDWNTTAAAIYRRKFGALKGVIDVDFTQLDGLIGIEKQKEELVENTRKFLEGKGANHAILWGARGCGKSSLVKAVFTKFYPEGLRLIELKNDELEMIPEIIYEIRDSSFKFIIFCDDLSFEAGDMSYKFLKPVLEGSIEKAPKNVLVYATSNRRHLISELKSDNEGAKVGETELHYSDAVEEKIALSDRFGLWLSFYQGSFTDYLKIVDFYFKDFVGDRAMLHELAKQYAQLRASRSGRTARQFYLSYKDKI from the coding sequence ATGATAGACTGGAATACGACTGCCGCAGCGATTTATAGGCGTAAATTTGGAGCATTAAAAGGTGTGATAGACGTTGATTTTACCCAGCTTGACGGGCTTATCGGGATCGAAAAGCAAAAAGAAGAGCTCGTGGAAAATACGCGCAAATTTTTAGAAGGCAAGGGTGCAAATCACGCGATACTGTGGGGCGCGCGAGGCTGCGGTAAAAGTAGCCTGGTTAAGGCCGTTTTTACTAAATTTTACCCGGAGGGCTTGCGGCTAATCGAGCTAAAAAACGACGAGCTGGAGATGATCCCCGAGATTATTTACGAGATTAGGGATAGCAGCTTTAAATTTATCATTTTTTGCGACGATCTTAGCTTTGAGGCGGGAGATATGAGCTACAAATTTTTAAAACCCGTGCTTGAGGGCTCGATCGAAAAAGCGCCTAAAAACGTGCTTGTTTATGCGACCTCAAACCGCCGCCACCTGATCAGCGAACTAAAAAGCGACAACGAGGGCGCGAAGGTCGGCGAGACGGAGCTGCACTATAGTGACGCGGTCGAGGAAAAGATCGCGCTTAGCGATAGATTCGGGCTTTGGCTCAGCTTTTATCAGGGCAGCTTTACGGACTATCTAAAGATCGTGGATTTTTATTTTAAAGATTTCGTTGGCGATAGAGCGATGCTTCACGAGCTAGCAAAGCAATACGCCCAGCTTCGCGCGAGCCGCTCGGGACGCACTGCGAGGCAGTTTTATCTAAGCTATAAAGATAAAATTTGA